The Rosa rugosa chromosome 1, drRosRugo1.1, whole genome shotgun sequence genomic sequence TTCTTCTACCAATCCTTTCATCGAGGGCCTGCAGCCTCCCAACTCACCAAAATGCCAGAACAGAAGATCAAACAAATCAAGTGTCATGTATCCCAACCCCAAACAACATCCACCTAGTAGACCATGAAAAACTTGAACTACAAAGCTTAAGCAACCAAAAAATCCTTTTCCACACTGTTATTGGTATCTCAATGACAACTCAAACCTACATATTGAATCGGATCAGCATCATACTTCAAAGCCAGCAGCCAAGGAGTAGGAACCTGATCCAGAAAGCTCAATCTCACACTTAAATGAACTAAAACACTATACATTGGTGACCCAACATCGGAACTTCATCTATCGCAATTGACACTAAAAAGAATCAGTGCACAGGAACCCTAAATTGACAAGGCATAAAACACATTGCAGATTCAATTTGGCATAACAGATATACATCACCCACTCTTAACTATCTATCGAAACAGAAATCACAGAACACAAATACACAAAAACAAATTATGGAGTACTTAAAATATTATAGCATTAAAACCATCACAAAATCCATATCGAAGATCCAACACATAAACCTCCATAAAGCATTAAAACATAAAAACGGTCCGAAATCCGTCGATTCTTGCTTAAAAATAAAACCACTAAACATAAAAAACCTCATTTCACCGGTGACTAATTTCCACTACCAAAATCAAGAGAGACCTCTGACTCATCAATCCACGTTCTGCATGATGTCCTCCGCCGTGAACTTGGTGCCTTTGTCCTTATCGGCGGCGGCTCTTCCCTTGGCCTTGCGGTCCAGCAGCGACTTGCGGTCCTTGTCCAACCTCAGCTTGGTGATGAGGACCTTGGAGGGGTTGATTCCGACGTTGACCGTGGAGCCGTTGACCTTCTCGCGGGTGATCCGCTCGATGTGGATGACCCACTTGCGGCGGTAGACCTGGACCACCTTGCCTTCCCGGCCCTTGTAGGTCCCACGCACCACCTGGACCTCGTCGTCCTTGCGCACCGGCATGGACCTGACGTTGTACTTCGACCGGAGGTCGGAGGAGAGCGGCGCGCTCATGAGGACGCGGCGGACGCTCGACGGCGCCGTGAAGTGGGCCTTGCGGCTCTTGCGCCTGGAGCTCGAGACGCGTGggttcctcttcatcttctctctcttaGGGTTTGCTCTCTGCTCtggtgcctctctctctctctctctctctctctcgctctgtGACGGCAAATGAGAGTGTGAGGTTTAACTAGGAGAAGAAGCTATCAACCTAAACAATAAAACGACGTCGCACGGGGATTagggttttctttctttttttgggccCTTGGATATGGGGCAGGCCGTGGCTGTGGGCTTTTATCCATCGCTATATAACCGGTTCGAGTTTATTTGAAGGGCCCGACGAATAGGAGTTACATTTCGAACCACAAAGGGCTGCACATGGGTTTGTATTACTTTGGGTTAGAGGAGCTCAAACCATCTCTGTATCGAAATGTTTGGTCGGGTGATTTCGAGactatattaattaattaattttttatttttattttttttgttttagacaAAATGTTGAACAC encodes the following:
- the LOC133727440 gene encoding large ribosomal subunit protein uL24z, with the translated sequence MKRNPRVSSSRRKSRKAHFTAPSSVRRVLMSAPLSSDLRSKYNVRSMPVRKDDEVQVVRGTYKGREGKVVQVYRRKWVIHIERITREKVNGSTVNVGINPSKVLITKLRLDKDRKSLLDRKAKGRAAADKDKGTKFTAEDIMQNVD